In Longimicrobium sp., the sequence CCGGTACGCCCGACGCACATCAACACACAGGGAGTACCGCGATGCGCACGACCGGCAAGGTGAAGTGGTTCAACGACGCCAAGGGCTACGGGTTCATCACCCCCGAGAACGGCGACAAGGACTGCTTCGTGCACCACTCGGCCATCCAGGCCGAGGGCTTCCGCTCGCTGGCCGAGGGCGAGCGCGTGGAGTTCGACGTGGTCGACGGCGCCAAGGGCCCGTCGGCCGAGAACGTGGTTCGGCTCGGCTGATTCGCCAGCCCGGCACGACGCTGGCGAAGGGGCGCCTCCCGTGCGGGAGGCGCCCCTTCGCGCTGGTGGGCATCGCATCTCCATCTCCGGCTCGATCGCCGGATTCTACTCATCTCCTTCAAACTGCGGTGCGGCTCCGGATGCATCCACGCCGCCCTCTCCCCGCGCCTTGGAGCGCTCGCCCTCTCCCGTACCGGGCGAGGGGGGCTATCCAGCACTCGCGCGGCCTGCAAACTCAACCAGCACGGATACTGCGGCGTGCCGGGATGCCGGA encodes:
- a CDS encoding cold-shock protein, whose translation is MRTTGKVKWFNDAKGYGFITPENGDKDCFVHHSAIQAEGFRSLAEGERVEFDVVDGAKGPSAENVVRLG